In the Chryseobacterium sp. MYb264 genome, one interval contains:
- a CDS encoding DUF6048 family protein, with product MKTRLIYTLFLSLCSLLSFAQDKKEAAEKEKWKYTPNFMVGVDALNFGVSFFSDRMLYQGFISSQINRNVHAVIDAGFEKNIYQKNGYDAKVNGPFLKLGAFYMLAKDAENEFNGFYAGGKVAGSFYSQEYMSVPVRGYGGSNASVSYPSSTQSSYWIEGTIGGRVQLFESNFYIDVNLQPKYMVFTTKQDDIQPMIVPGFGRSSSKFNMGFAWNLAYKF from the coding sequence ATGAAGACAAGACTAATCTATACCTTATTTTTGAGTCTTTGTAGCTTGTTGAGTTTTGCTCAGGACAAGAAAGAAGCAGCAGAAAAAGAGAAATGGAAATATACACCCAACTTTATGGTGGGGGTTGATGCTCTGAATTTTGGGGTTTCATTCTTTTCAGACAGAATGCTATATCAGGGATTTATATCTTCACAAATAAATCGAAATGTTCATGCTGTAATTGATGCCGGTTTTGAAAAGAATATTTACCAGAAAAATGGCTATGATGCGAAAGTGAATGGTCCGTTTTTGAAATTGGGCGCTTTTTATATGTTGGCTAAAGATGCTGAGAACGAATTTAACGGTTTTTATGCCGGCGGTAAAGTAGCCGGATCTTTTTACAGTCAGGAATATATGTCTGTTCCGGTGCGTGGTTATGGTGGGAGTAATGCTTCTGTTTCATATCCGTCTTCCACACAGTCATCTTATTGGATTGAAGGAACTATTGGTGGCAGAGTGCAGTTGTTTGAATCTAATTTCTATATTGATGTCAACCTTCAGCCTAAATATATGGTTTTCACTACAAAGCAGGACGATATTCAGCCTATGATCGTTCCGGGCTTTGGAAGAAGTTCGTCAAAGTTTAATATGGGGTTTGCATGGAATTTGGCATATAAGTTTTAA
- a CDS encoding GEVED domain-containing protein has product MKKTFTSFFFLLLFAITHAQWSPKSYSGERIRGSSEIKNYYSLDISLLKSQLAKAQETGKDAKPVTVSLPTLEGKIEKFAVYSFPVVVKSLADEYQLGSYIGVGIDDPGKYLRFSVAPNDFQSMIIKNGKYEFIEPADKNKTVYGVHPKTDKSNEGFLCSMNESTLSKEQISKLYDSGKSFAKNPTDFAKTSDKKYRTMRLAMSVTGEYTQYFGGTVAGALAAINATLTRVNGVFEKDFALHLNLQDYPGVIYTDAATDPYSPAAQMNNWNLQLQQTLTANVGNANYDIGHLFGASGGGGNAGCIGCVCINPASNTATQKGSGYTSPADGIPQGDNFDIDYVAHEMGHQLGANHTFSHALEGTGVNQEPGSGSTIMGYAGITGANTDVQPHSDPYFHIASIKQVQTNLISKTCDVETTINNNPPVIAALPTYNIPKGTAFVLTASATDAENDPMTYTWEQADNASVTVNKNNLGNTTTGATFRSMPPSTSPTRYFPRLSSVLAGVLNNSNNLWEAVSTVARTTKFTVTVRDNNPVPEQQQTQSADQTIVVGSDGPFKVNTTTVYNNGPTNVAWDVVNTTAAPYNVANVKIDYTLDNGANWTTLTASTPNDGSEALTFGALTVGATVKIRVSAVGNVFYAVSTATVSTLANCTGAAPSNIVVSGITQTQATVNWTAYANATYVVRYRVIGSAAWIEVPVPVNTIILSPLTDSTQYEVQVATVCSGTQGAWSSSVNFTTLGLNYCQMQSSNFGSEYISNVTVTPVGAAVMSNDSAGSTYTDYSSTPSALVNLIIGSTGNTVSVSKFFPGGFSYSEAVGVWIDFNRNGVFEANEQVMTSPASATTPVTATFDVPAGAYNGTATTRMRVAMRYYDAPVMCSSFGDGEVEDYAVKLIEPIACTSNAPLNLTISNITATSAYVMWDPAIGASYILEYRKVGDPTWQTIPLTTNAYTIPGLTESTQYEVRVAYVCSGTTGTFTNPAQFSTPAVVYCTVTGTSTNGYISNVTVFPTGSYVMSNNSAANGYTDYSADADKLITLVANSTGNSISVSKSWSGSSTSLAVGAWIDFNRNGIFETNERVISTTANTTTPITATFPVPAGSYNGPLTLKMRVIFSTSTITNPCSNVTNGEIEDYAVKIVTLQACSAAAPTPIVVTNVTGATAQVSWLNYTGATYALRYKAVSATTWTTVNPATNPYTIGSLNAQTQYEVQVATICGGTQGPWSGSVNFTTTAFTYCPSGTGSVSDGYISNVTMTPTSSMPMTNNSGPSTYTDYSNDNSKLITMVRGTTGNVLSVGRTFNGSATYSTNVWIDFNGDGVFSNVAVGTAGGERIINSGYSQTTPLTATFAVPANAYTGTNKVKMRVVVYYYTPTDACSDLSSSNGEVEDYAIKFVDLQPCSTTAPSPLVVSNIGATSANVSWLPTTGATYILRYRKVGDVAWINTINPVPAPGNNYTITGLTEQTQYEVQVAAKCGTTTGNYSPSTTFTTTPITYCNMTGTGTNDHIANVTVTPVSQGLPTMTNTSVQTNYINYASTPSALVNLEIGSSNNQISVTKGWTGATQSDAVAVWIDFDRNGVFDTSERILNSAASTTATVNGAFDVPAGAYPGPLTTTMRVVLRRTSAPVMCQNPANGEVEDYAVKLRPCATTVPTNVEISAVTHNSATVSWTAATNNITFLVQYRPLGTATWTSITASTVLGNMPLPLTGLNPATTYEVQVAAVCNGTPGVFTAIKTFSTRCDPTPPNVSISNITTNSALVTWTPLVGSATYVMRYRKVGAATWEPNINLPNPPANTYTLPNLDPYTTYEVQIANMCNGETTLNPWSNPKVFTTERTCELPPPGLTITNITPTTAVVVWDPFPGATYILRYRKVGIPSWTNVPSTTNTVTLTNLIELTKYELQVVNVCNGTPGTYTPPYYFTTPTVVYCQMQSASGAANYISNVTVKPNGKPEMINDSNASNYSDFTGDPKKFIELIQGSTGNEISIAKTLSGTNSDSGIAVWIDFDRSGTFDINERVLAVAPNQTTPINGTFSVPADAFVSLTDYKYVVMRVALQKGAIPVNCTSFAAGEVEDYTVRISKNPVGNPVNQTDIMIYPNPVSTILHIKNISKRANYKLYNAAGQLVSSGIILNNNIDVSKLINGVYVIDIEDTQGTAQKKFIKQ; this is encoded by the coding sequence ATGAAGAAAACCTTTACTTCTTTCTTTTTCCTCTTATTATTTGCGATCACCCACGCCCAGTGGAGTCCCAAATCGTACAGCGGAGAGAGAATTAGAGGGAGTTCTGAGATCAAGAACTATTACTCTCTAGACATTTCCTTACTCAAGTCTCAATTGGCAAAAGCACAAGAAACGGGAAAAGATGCAAAACCTGTTACCGTCTCTTTGCCAACTTTGGAAGGGAAAATCGAAAAATTTGCCGTCTACAGCTTTCCTGTTGTAGTAAAGTCTCTGGCAGATGAATATCAATTGGGATCTTATATAGGTGTGGGGATTGATGATCCCGGCAAATATCTGAGATTCAGTGTTGCACCGAATGATTTTCAGTCTATGATTATCAAAAACGGGAAATACGAATTTATAGAACCTGCTGACAAAAACAAAACGGTTTACGGTGTGCATCCGAAAACCGATAAAAGCAATGAAGGCTTCCTGTGTTCTATGAACGAAAGCACATTATCTAAAGAGCAGATTAGCAAACTTTATGACAGTGGTAAATCATTTGCAAAAAATCCGACTGATTTTGCAAAAACTTCTGATAAAAAGTACAGAACGATGAGGCTGGCAATGTCTGTTACCGGAGAATATACTCAGTATTTCGGCGGTACGGTTGCTGGTGCTTTAGCTGCTATTAATGCTACGCTTACCCGAGTGAACGGTGTATTTGAAAAAGATTTTGCTTTACACTTAAATCTGCAGGATTATCCGGGAGTTATCTATACAGATGCTGCTACCGACCCTTATTCGCCGGCAGCCCAGATGAATAACTGGAACTTGCAGCTACAGCAGACTCTGACAGCCAATGTTGGAAATGCCAATTATGATATAGGACATTTATTCGGAGCGTCAGGTGGCGGAGGAAATGCAGGATGTATTGGCTGTGTATGTATCAATCCGGCTAGTAATACTGCGACTCAAAAAGGTTCCGGCTATACTTCTCCGGCGGATGGTATTCCGCAAGGGGACAATTTTGATATTGATTATGTTGCCCACGAAATGGGGCATCAGCTGGGTGCCAACCATACTTTCTCTCATGCTCTTGAGGGAACAGGAGTAAATCAGGAACCGGGTTCAGGATCTACAATTATGGGATATGCTGGGATTACAGGTGCGAACACAGATGTTCAGCCTCACTCTGATCCCTATTTTCATATTGCAAGCATTAAGCAGGTTCAGACAAACTTAATCAGCAAAACATGTGATGTTGAAACGACGATTAATAATAATCCGCCTGTCATAGCGGCCTTGCCTACTTATAATATTCCGAAGGGTACTGCGTTTGTTTTAACAGCTTCAGCAACGGATGCTGAAAATGATCCAATGACCTATACCTGGGAGCAGGCTGATAATGCAAGTGTTACTGTTAATAAGAATAACCTTGGAAACACGACAACGGGGGCAACGTTCAGATCGATGCCACCTTCTACAAGTCCTACGAGATATTTCCCAAGATTATCATCAGTATTAGCTGGTGTCCTTAATAACTCAAACAATTTATGGGAAGCGGTTTCTACTGTAGCGAGAACGACTAAGTTCACAGTGACCGTGAGAGATAACAACCCGGTGCCTGAACAGCAACAGACTCAGTCTGCTGATCAGACCATTGTGGTAGGAAGTGATGGCCCATTTAAAGTAAATACAACAACGGTATATAATAATGGACCAACAAACGTAGCGTGGGATGTGGTAAATACTACTGCTGCCCCTTATAATGTTGCCAATGTAAAAATTGATTATACCTTAGATAATGGTGCTAACTGGACTACTTTAACAGCCAGTACGCCAAATGATGGCAGTGAAGCATTAACATTCGGAGCTTTAACAGTAGGTGCTACTGTTAAAATCAGAGTGAGTGCGGTAGGAAACGTGTTTTATGCAGTAAGTACCGCAACCGTTTCTACTCTTGCAAACTGTACAGGTGCTGCTCCTTCCAATATCGTGGTTTCGGGGATTACTCAGACCCAGGCTACAGTTAACTGGACGGCTTATGCAAACGCTACTTACGTGGTAAGATATCGTGTGATAGGTTCTGCGGCTTGGATCGAAGTTCCTGTTCCTGTCAACACAATCATTCTTTCGCCTTTAACAGACAGTACGCAATATGAAGTACAGGTGGCGACAGTTTGTTCCGGTACTCAGGGAGCATGGTCTTCATCAGTAAACTTCACAACCCTGGGGTTAAATTACTGCCAGATGCAGTCGAGCAACTTTGGGTCAGAATATATTTCGAATGTTACAGTGACTCCGGTGGGAGCTGCGGTAATGAGTAATGACTCTGCGGGATCTACCTATACGGATTACTCATCTACGCCTAGTGCTTTAGTAAATTTAATCATTGGCTCTACAGGGAATACCGTTTCAGTTTCTAAATTCTTTCCTGGTGGCTTTAGCTACAGTGAGGCTGTAGGCGTATGGATTGATTTTAACAGAAATGGAGTATTTGAAGCGAATGAACAGGTGATGACCTCTCCGGCTAGTGCGACGACGCCGGTTACTGCTACATTTGATGTTCCTGCAGGAGCCTATAACGGAACTGCAACAACCAGAATGAGAGTGGCAATGAGATATTATGATGCTCCGGTTATGTGTTCTAGTTTTGGAGATGGAGAAGTAGAAGACTATGCCGTAAAATTGATAGAACCTATTGCATGTACCTCTAATGCACCGCTTAACCTTACAATTTCAAATATTACTGCGACCTCAGCGTATGTAATGTGGGATCCTGCGATAGGAGCTTCTTATATTTTAGAATACAGAAAAGTAGGAGATCCTACGTGGCAAACGATCCCATTAACGACAAATGCGTATACAATTCCGGGATTAACAGAGTCTACTCAATATGAAGTACGGGTAGCGTATGTGTGCTCAGGAACTACGGGAACATTTACAAACCCGGCGCAATTCTCAACACCGGCCGTTGTTTACTGTACGGTCACAGGAACAAGTACCAACGGATATATTTCTAATGTAACCGTTTTCCCTACAGGGTCTTATGTGATGAGTAATAATTCTGCAGCCAACGGATATACTGACTATTCTGCGGATGCGGATAAACTGATTACATTAGTAGCCAACTCTACGGGGAATTCTATTTCAGTAAGCAAATCATGGTCAGGTTCATCTACAAGTTTAGCCGTAGGAGCATGGATTGACTTTAACAGAAATGGTATTTTTGAAACCAATGAAAGAGTAATCAGTACGACAGCGAACACAACAACTCCTATTACTGCTACGTTCCCTGTACCTGCAGGATCATACAATGGTCCTCTTACCCTTAAAATGAGAGTTATTTTCTCAACGTCTACCATTACAAACCCTTGTTCTAACGTAACCAATGGTGAAATTGAAGACTATGCAGTGAAAATTGTAACGCTACAGGCATGTTCTGCAGCTGCACCTACTCCAATTGTTGTAACCAATGTTACCGGTGCTACCGCGCAGGTATCATGGTTAAACTATACAGGGGCAACCTATGCCTTACGATATAAAGCGGTATCTGCAACAACGTGGACTACGGTGAACCCGGCTACCAACCCTTATACGATCGGAAGTTTAAATGCTCAGACTCAGTATGAAGTACAGGTGGCAACCATATGTGGCGGAACTCAGGGACCTTGGTCCGGTTCTGTGAACTTTACCACAACTGCATTCACTTATTGCCCGTCAGGTACAGGATCTGTTTCCGATGGATATATCAGTAATGTTACTATGACGCCTACGAGTTCTATGCCTATGACGAATAACTCCGGGCCTAGTACTTATACGGATTATTCAAATGACAATTCGAAGCTGATTACGATGGTACGTGGAACTACAGGAAATGTACTGTCTGTCGGTAGAACATTTAATGGTTCTGCTACTTATTCCACGAATGTCTGGATAGATTTTAACGGAGATGGAGTATTCAGTAATGTTGCTGTAGGAACAGCTGGAGGCGAGCGAATAATCAATTCAGGATATTCTCAGACGACTCCGTTGACGGCAACATTTGCAGTACCTGCCAATGCGTATACAGGGACAAACAAAGTGAAAATGCGTGTGGTGGTGTATTACTATACTCCTACGGATGCTTGTTCTGATCTTTCAAGCAGCAATGGAGAAGTGGAAGATTATGCCATTAAATTTGTGGATCTTCAGCCATGTTCAACGACAGCTCCGTCTCCGCTTGTGGTTTCAAACATCGGAGCGACTTCAGCTAATGTTTCCTGGTTACCTACAACCGGAGCTACCTATATTTTAAGATACAGAAAGGTAGGAGATGTAGCTTGGATCAATACCATAAATCCTGTTCCTGCTCCAGGAAATAATTATACCATTACCGGACTTACCGAGCAGACCCAGTATGAAGTACAGGTAGCTGCAAAATGTGGTACAACTACAGGAAATTATTCGCCTTCTACAACATTTACCACGACCCCGATCACGTATTGTAACATGACCGGCACCGGAACGAATGATCATATCGCGAATGTGACAGTTACTCCGGTAAGCCAAGGGCTTCCTACGATGACGAATACGTCGGTTCAAACGAATTATATTAATTACGCATCTACACCTTCTGCTCTTGTTAATCTGGAAATTGGATCTTCCAATAATCAGATTTCAGTAACCAAAGGGTGGACAGGAGCTACACAGAGTGATGCTGTTGCTGTCTGGATTGATTTTGACAGAAATGGTGTTTTTGATACTTCAGAACGTATTCTGAATTCTGCGGCAAGTACAACAGCTACTGTAAATGGTGCATTTGATGTTCCTGCCGGAGCATACCCTGGACCATTAACCACGACAATGAGAGTCGTTTTAAGACGAACCAGTGCGCCAGTAATGTGTCAGAACCCGGCCAACGGAGAAGTGGAAGACTATGCAGTGAAATTGAGACCTTGTGCGACTACGGTACCTACCAATGTTGAAATTTCTGCAGTTACTCATAATTCAGCAACGGTAAGCTGGACAGCAGCTACTAATAATATTACCTTCTTAGTACAGTACAGACCTTTAGGTACTGCAACCTGGACTTCAATAACAGCATCCACTGTTCTTGGAAATATGCCTTTACCATTAACTGGTCTTAACCCTGCTACAACTTACGAAGTACAGGTAGCGGCAGTTTGTAATGGTACACCGGGAGTCTTTACTGCTATTAAGACCTTCTCGACAAGATGTGATCCTACACCTCCGAACGTTAGCATCAGTAACATCACGACAAACTCTGCATTGGTAACGTGGACTCCATTGGTAGGAAGCGCAACCTATGTCATGAGATATAGAAAAGTAGGAGCTGCAACTTGGGAGCCAAATATCAATTTACCTAACCCTCCTGCTAATACGTACACGCTTCCTAATTTAGATCCTTATACAACGTATGAGGTACAGATTGCGAATATGTGTAACGGGGAAACAACATTAAACCCTTGGTCTAATCCTAAAGTGTTTACTACAGAAAGAACGTGTGAGTTACCGCCTCCGGGATTAACAATTACCAATATCACTCCTACAACTGCAGTGGTCGTTTGGGATCCTTTCCCGGGAGCAACCTATATCCTGAGATATAGAAAAGTAGGTATTCCGAGTTGGACAAATGTTCCTTCTACCACCAATACCGTTACTTTAACTAACTTAATAGAGTTAACGAAATATGAATTACAGGTGGTTAACGTGTGTAACGGAACTCCGGGAACATACACCCCTCCTTACTATTTCACAACGCCTACTGTTGTTTATTGCCAAATGCAGTCTGCAAGTGGAGCAGCGAATTATATTTCTAATGTAACCGTAAAACCAAATGGGAAACCAGAGATGATTAATGATTCCAATGCTTCCAACTATTCAGATTTTACGGGTGATCCTAAGAAGTTTATTGAGTTGATTCAGGGTTCCACAGGAAACGAAATCTCAATTGCTAAAACGCTTTCGGGAACAAACAGTGACTCTGGTATTGCGGTCTGGATTGACTTCGACAGAAGCGGAACATTTGATATCAATGAAAGAGTTCTTGCGGTAGCTCCTAATCAGACAACGCCGATTAACGGAACGTTCAGTGTACCGGCTGATGCCTTTGTAAGCCTTACAGACTACAAATATGTGGTCATGAGAGTGGCCTTGCAAAAAGGAGCAATCCCAGTAAACTGTACGAGTTTTGCGGCTGGTGAAGTTGAGGATTATACAGTTAGAATTTCTAAAAATCCGGTGGGTAATCCGGTTAACCAGACGGATATTATGATCTACCCTAACCCGGTAAGTACGATATTGCATATTAAGAATATCAGCAAAAGAGCAAATTATAAGCTTTACAATGCTGCAGGACAACTTGTTTCAAGTGGTATAATTCTGAATAACAATATCGATGTAAGCAAGCTAATAAATGGAGTCTATGTGATCGATATTGAGGATACTCAAGGTACGGCACAGAAGAAGTTTATTAAACAATAA
- a CDS encoding reprolysin-like metallopeptidase, with translation MCTFIGGAAFGQWTPTSFNKVDTKKKGRAVTAQLSGVRENGYYKLDLNLLRSQLKNAQEMGSHATPVVISFPTLSGKIEKFNVYSFPVLVKSLADQYQLGSYIGASIDDPTKTIRFSVSPKGLNSMIMGEGGYEFIDPQNSDKTVYGVHPKTVKTGNKSFACTTSESPVAVKEVEKLLQKGKSFTNQPGVFSKASDKKYRTMRLAISVTGEYTQYHGGTVADAVDAINVTMSRVNGVFEKDFALHLNVQDFQNLIFTDPLNDPYSDSDDMDNWNVELQNTLTNATGVGNANYDIGHLFGADGGGGNAGCIGCVCINPTSDTDTAKGSGFTSPANGEPEGDAFDIDYVAHEMGHQLGANHTFSHALEGSGVNMEPGSGSTIMGYAGITGANNNVQLNSDAYFHIASIGQVQENLIDKTCDVETVITNNPPVIGDLPTYNIPKGTAFVLTASATDPENDPLTYTWEEVDDALVNINRNNLGLTASGASFRSKLPSTSPTRYFPKLESVIGGVLNNANNEWEAVSTRARTTNFAVTVRDNNANILQQQSDYKIQTVVVGNNGPFRLANSYADVNTPTPIEWIVANTNAAPYNVANVKIDYTTDEGATWTVLTNSTENDGVENVTFPSSLNGQTVKVRISSIGNIFYAVGKVTLGPISACSDNAPTNIEVSNITNFSASVSWMSYTGATYKVRYKKTSTSAWTEIDTNVPSINLDNLLDGTAYEVQVALVCGTTVGTYSASVNFTTPAITYCTASTMDGSILYISNVTVGNINNSTAGAPYSNYTTSTALQVNLTKGAAPYPISATIANAQYVGVAAFIDFNKDGSFDEGELVLDYPVGNPTGPIAGTFTVPNDAIEGTPLRMRVVAFYAGPNNLGAYLPVEFACGLNFYNGEVEDYNVVISPAALATSEVVKKDNFGIYPNPVSDILNVTKVSNKATYEIHNTVGQIVKNGTINNNKVNVTQLLKGNYIITIKDNNISESFKFIKK, from the coding sequence GTGTGTACTTTCATAGGTGGAGCTGCGTTCGGACAATGGACACCAACTTCATTTAATAAAGTAGATACAAAGAAAAAGGGAAGAGCGGTTACAGCGCAGCTATCTGGAGTGAGAGAGAACGGATACTATAAGTTAGATCTTAATCTCCTAAGATCTCAGTTGAAGAATGCTCAGGAGATGGGATCCCATGCGACTCCCGTTGTTATCTCCTTTCCTACGTTAAGTGGGAAAATTGAAAAATTCAATGTTTATAGTTTTCCAGTGCTTGTAAAGTCTTTAGCTGATCAATATCAGTTGGGTTCCTATATCGGAGCTAGTATTGATGATCCCACAAAGACTATTCGATTTTCGGTCTCTCCCAAAGGGCTCAATTCAATGATTATGGGCGAGGGAGGATATGAGTTCATTGATCCTCAGAATAGTGATAAAACTGTTTACGGAGTTCATCCAAAAACGGTTAAAACTGGAAATAAAAGTTTTGCATGTACGACCTCTGAAAGTCCTGTAGCGGTAAAAGAGGTTGAAAAATTATTGCAGAAAGGAAAATCTTTTACAAACCAGCCAGGTGTTTTCTCAAAAGCTTCTGATAAAAAGTACAGAACTATGAGATTGGCAATATCGGTAACAGGAGAATATACTCAGTATCATGGCGGGACTGTTGCTGATGCAGTTGATGCCATAAATGTAACAATGTCGAGAGTAAATGGTGTATTTGAAAAAGATTTTGCACTCCATTTAAATGTACAAGATTTCCAGAATTTAATTTTTACTGATCCTCTCAATGACCCTTATTCAGACTCTGATGATATGGATAATTGGAATGTAGAATTACAAAATACTCTAACTAATGCTACTGGAGTAGGAAATGCAAATTATGATATTGGGCATTTATTTGGTGCTGATGGCGGAGGAGGAAATGCAGGTTGTATAGGTTGTGTATGTATTAATCCAACTTCTGATACAGATACTGCTAAAGGTTCTGGTTTTACATCACCAGCTAATGGAGAGCCGGAAGGTGATGCTTTCGATATTGACTATGTTGCTCACGAGATGGGACATCAGCTAGGTGCTAATCATACTTTTTCTCATGCCTTAGAAGGTTCAGGTGTTAATATGGAACCAGGCTCTGGTTCTACAATTATGGGATATGCAGGGATCACAGGTGCTAATAATAATGTACAGCTTAATTCAGATGCCTACTTTCATATTGCAAGTATTGGTCAGGTTCAGGAAAATTTGATAGATAAAACTTGTGATGTTGAAACAGTAATCACTAATAATCCTCCTGTTATTGGAGATTTACCTACTTATAATATTCCTAAAGGGACAGCATTTGTTTTAACAGCTTCTGCTACAGATCCAGAAAATGATCCTCTTACTTATACATGGGAGGAAGTGGATGATGCATTAGTGAATATTAATAGAAATAACTTAGGATTAACGGCAAGTGGGGCTTCATTTAGATCTAAGCTTCCTTCAACAAGCCCAACCAGATACTTTCCTAAACTAGAATCTGTAATAGGAGGTGTTTTAAATAATGCGAACAATGAGTGGGAAGCCGTGTCTACAAGAGCACGTACTACCAATTTTGCTGTTACAGTAAGAGATAATAATGCAAATATCCTTCAACAACAAAGTGATTATAAAATACAAACAGTAGTAGTAGGGAATAATGGCCCTTTTAGATTGGCTAATAGTTATGCAGATGTAAATACACCGACTCCTATCGAATGGATTGTTGCCAATACAAATGCAGCTCCTTATAATGTAGCCAATGTTAAAATAGATTATACTACTGATGAAGGTGCTACCTGGACTGTTTTAACAAATTCAACTGAAAATGACGGTGTTGAAAATGTTACGTTCCCTTCTTCCTTGAATGGACAGACTGTAAAAGTTAGAATTTCATCTATTGGAAATATATTCTATGCTGTTGGAAAAGTTACGTTAGGTCCTATTTCTGCTTGTAGTGATAATGCGCCTACAAATATAGAGGTAAGTAATATTACTAACTTCTCAGCAAGTGTTTCCTGGATGTCTTATACAGGAGCTACATATAAAGTTCGCTACAAAAAGACAAGTACAAGTGCTTGGACTGAAATCGATACAAATGTACCGTCTATCAATTTAGATAATTTATTAGATGGTACAGCCTATGAAGTGCAGGTAGCATTAGTCTGTGGAACAACCGTAGGAACATATTCTGCATCTGTTAACTTTACAACACCGGCTATTACGTATTGTACTGCCTCTACCATGGATGGAAGTATCCTTTATATATCAAATGTTACGGTAGGTAATATAAATAATTCAACAGCGGGAGCTCCATACAGTAACTATACTACAAGTACAGCTCTTCAGGTTAATTTAACCAAAGGTGCTGCTCCATATCCTATCTCAGCTACTATTGCCAATGCACAATATGTTGGAGTAGCTGCATTTATAGATTTTAACAAAGATGGTAGTTTTGATGAGGGCGAGCTAGTTTTGGATTATCCAGTAGGTAACCCTACAGGTCCTATTGCCGGTACATTTACTGTTCCTAATGATGCTATTGAAGGGACTCCTTTAAGAATGAGAGTCGTTGCATTCTATGCGGGACCAAATAATTTAGGTGCCTATTTACCGGTAGAATTTGCATGTGGTCTTAACTTCTATAATGGTGAGGTTGAAGATTATAACGTAGTAATTTCTCCAGCAGCTTTAGCTACAAGTGAAGTCGTTAAAAAAGATAACTTCGGTATCTATCCAAATCCGGTATCAGATATCTTGAATGTAACAAAAGTTTCAAACAAAGCTACTTACGAAATTCATAATACAGTAGGTCAGATTGTAAAAAATGGAACGATTAATAATAATAAGGTAAATGTTACCCAACTATTGAAAGGAAACTATATTATTACGATAAAAGATAATAATATTTCAGAAAGCTTTAAATTTATTAAAAAATAA
- a CDS encoding DUF6452 family protein, protein MKYFKFFLMIGFLSMLVSCGGDDDICESGEGTPRMKVSFKRGDKETTLDSIYVAVDYGSGKVQLGGTKTATSRLIPLRVDDSPYTDVYFRLTNKGQESHVRVNYTTKSIYVSPGCGVKKDYENLSSELITATPVLSVETAQNFIENEDKTNLYLIFESL, encoded by the coding sequence ATGAAGTATTTTAAATTTTTCCTGATGATCGGTTTTCTGAGCATGCTGGTGTCATGCGGTGGTGACGACGATATTTGTGAAAGTGGTGAAGGAACACCGCGAATGAAGGTTTCCTTTAAAAGAGGTGATAAAGAAACTACTTTGGATTCTATTTATGTGGCGGTAGATTATGGTTCGGGTAAAGTTCAGCTGGGAGGAACAAAAACAGCCACTTCACGCCTGATTCCATTAAGAGTGGATGATTCTCCCTATACTGATGTATATTTCAGGCTCACCAACAAAGGGCAGGAGTCTCACGTTAGAGTTAATTACACCACCAAATCTATTTATGTATCCCCAGGATGCGGAGTGAAAAAAGATTACGAAAATTTAAGTTCAGAATTAATAACAGCGACTCCGGTTTTATCAGTAGAAACGGCACAAAATTTTATAGAGAATGAAGACAAGACTAATCTATACCTTATTTTTGAGTCTTTGTAG